From a single Lolium rigidum isolate FL_2022 chromosome 7, APGP_CSIRO_Lrig_0.1, whole genome shotgun sequence genomic region:
- the LOC124669308 gene encoding uncharacterized protein LOC124669308 isoform X1 → MARKRKRRADGAATEAPVEVAQQEAPAAAADSAAAAKTGRPRGGDATAEQEASAAVHAPGPADSGKETTDVEGKKPKRTKKKKKKTDQSPRPPASNADAAATGKSGDDCTDGVGVLGDAEVTMNPRNGDHPERKKPKRGKKKKNMQQPSPSAVSDGNALELDKSRTDCKDVENVLGDDETIRSPRNEEDPGFSVEQDIPERKKPRRKKRKNNKQEQSPSAVTDGDTIVVGTSGNDCTHGKGVPGVADVSMSSRNGEDQDCPEVNIEKGAPERKKPKRRQKKKNMQQPSPSAVSNGNAVELDKSRTDCKDVEDVPGDDETIRSPRNEEDPGFSAEQDIPERKKPRRKKWKNNKQEQSPSAVTDGDAIVVGTSGNDCTHGNGVPRVADVTMSSRNGEDQDCPEVSIAEKETPGRKKPKLKKRKENKERSTATVSDDGAVLLHKSENDCIDGDDASGDAQVSVSTTNVEDPYCPEVNIAEKGTNERKKPKPKKRKENKERSTATVSDDGAVLLHKSENDCIDGDDASGDAQVSVSTTNVEDPYCPEVNIAEKGTNERKKPKPKKRKNKKEGSSSVILDAGAVVADESRNSCKDGDCAPRDIGASISPPNGEDSVCPAVNNAEKGIPEMNKPKRKKQKKNNQQPSPSAVLDATDVVMDKSGHDSTNVGAPSGASDVTISPRIGEGPEYTKLNSTDDFLEENKVNKDYSQKSKLKKQMKNKHEQSPSALLDTCAAVEDKSGNSYVDGKGSLGATDISTSPRTGKDHDCPEVNIANDLVEVKNGNNNNSQKPKNRERKRKKMAPVAVTETPPVGGVSSDERKDAFETGSMKVTAKSTIISMTSTSGENYKENVRDIYSPEGSLVRFQRKKLLILDINGILADINTDRDVAHMADGRVRGKNVFKRYYLDDFLRFCFQNFELGIWSSRMKVNVDAVLDILMKDLRRHLLFFWDASQCTTTNRGTLENRYKPLVLKELKKLWNKEDPDLPWEQGEFSPSNTLLVDDSPYKALRNPPHTAIFPQPYSYHMEEDESLGPGGDLRVYLENIAAADDVQRYVQEHPFGQPSITESHPHWNFYAKIHCTG, encoded by the exons ATGGCGAGGAAGAGGAAGCGGCGGGCCGACGGCGCCGCCACGGAGgcgccggtggaggtggcccaGCAGGAGGCTCCCGCGGCTGCTGCTGATTCAGCCGCGGCTGCGAAGACTGGGCGACCGCGGGGAGGCGACGCAACGGCCGAGCAGGAGGCGTCCGCCGCCGTGCACGCGCCCGGTCCTGCTGATTCAG GGAAGGAGACAACGGACGTGGAGGGAAAGAAGCCTAAGcgcacgaagaagaagaagaagaagacggatCAATCTCCGCGTCCTCCTGCATCGAATGCTGATGCTGCTGCCACGGGTAAATCTGGTGATGACTGCACAGATGGGGTGGGTGTTCTAGGAGACGCTGAAGTTACTATGAACCCAAGAAATGGGGACCATCCAGAGAGGAAGAAGCCTAAGcgcgggaagaagaagaagaatatgcAGCAACCGTCCCCTTCTGCTGTCTCTGATGGCAATGCTCTTGAGCTTGACAAATCCAGAACTGACTGTAAAGACGTTGAAAATGTACTAGGAGATGACGAAACTATTAGGAGTCCCAGAAATGAAGAGGATCCAGGCTTTTCTGTTGAGCAGGACATACCGGAGAGGAAGAAGCCTAGGCGCAAGAAACGGAAGAATAACAAGCAGGAGCAATCCCCTTCTGCTGTAACAGATGGCGACACAATTGTGGTTGGTACGTCTGGAAATGACTGCACACATGGGAAAGGTGTTCCAGGAGTTGCTGACGTTAGTATGAGTTCCAGAAATGGAGAGGATCAAGACTGTCCTGAGGTAAACATTGAGAAAGGGGCACCAGAGAGGAAGAAGCCTAAGCGCaggcagaagaagaagaatatgCAGCAACCATCCCCTTCTGCTGTCTCTAATGGCAACGCTGTTGAGCTTGACAAATCCAGAACTGACTGTAAAGATGTTGAAGATGTACCAGGAGATGACGAAACTATTAGGAGTCCCAGAAATGAAGAGGATCCAGGCTTTTCTGCTGAGCAGGATATACCGGAGAGGAAGAAGCCTAGGCGTAAGAAATGGAAGAATAACAAGCAGGAGCAATCCCCTTCTGCTGTAACAGATGGCGATGCAATTGTGGTTGGTACATCTGGAAATGACTGCACACATGGGAACGGTGTTCCAAGAGTTGCTGACGTTACTATGAGTTCCAGAAATGGGGAGGATCAAGACTGTCCTGAGGTAAGCATTGCAGAGAAAGAGACACCAGGGAGGAAGAAGCCTAAGCTCAAGAAACGGAAGGAGAATAAGGAGCGATCCACTGCCACTGTGTCTGATGATGGTGCTGTTCTGTTACACAAATCTGAAAATGACTGCATTGATGGGGATGATGCTTCAGGAGATGCTCAAGTTAGTGTGAGCACCACAAATGTAGAAGATCCATACTGTCCCGAGGTCAACATTGCAGAGAAGGGAACAAATGAGAGGAAAAAGCCTAAGCCCAAGAAACGGAAGGAGAATAAGGAGCGATCCACTGCCACTGTGTCTGATGATGGTGCTGTTCTGTTACACAAATCTGAAAATGACTGCATTGATGGGGATGATGCTTCAGGAGATGCTCAAGTTAGTGTGAGCACCACAAATGTAGAAGATCCATACTGTCCCGAGGTCAACATTGCAGAGAAGGGAACAAATGAGAGGAAAAAGCCTAAGCCCAAGAAACGGAAGAATAAAAAGGAAGGTTCCTCTTCTGTTATACTGGATGCTGGTGCTGTTGTAGCAGATGAATCTAGAAATAGCTGTAAGGATGGGGATTGTGCACCACGAGACATTGGAGCTAGTATTTCCCCCCCAAATGGAGAGGATTCAGTGTGTCCTGCGGTAAACAATGCAGAGAAGGGGATACCAGAGATGAATAAGCCTAAGCGGAAGAAACAGAAGAAGAACAACCAGCAGCCATCACCTTCTGCTGTGTTGGATGCCACTGATGTTGTGATGGACAAATCAGGGCATGACAGCACAAATGTGGGAGCTCCGTCAGGGGCTTCTGATGTTACTATCAGTCCCAGAATTGGAGAGGGTCCAGAATATACCAAGTTAAACTCTACCGATGATTTCTTGGAGGAAAATAAAGTGAATAAAGACTACTCTCAGAAATCTAAGCTCAAGAAACAGATGAAAAATAAGCACGAGCAATCTCCTTCTGCTCTACTGGATACTTGTGCTGCTGTGGAGGATAAATCTGGAAATAGTTACGTAGATGGGAAAGGTTCGCTAGGAGCTACTGATATTAGTACGAGTCCCAGAACTGGAAAGGATCATGACTGTCCTGAGGTAAACATAGCTAATGATTTGGTGGAGGTAAAGAATGGGAATAACAACAACTCACAGAAACCTAAGAACAGGGAACGGAAAAGGAAGAAGATGGCTCCAGTAGCTGTTACTGAGACACCCCCTGTGGGTGGTGTCAGCTCAGATGAAAGGAAGGATGCGTTTGAGACAGGCTCCATGAAGGTTACAGCTAAGTCAACTATTATTTCCATGACCTCCACCTCAGGAGAAAATTACAAAGAAAATGTCCGGGACATCTACTCACCAGAAGGGTCGCTTGTAAGGTTTCAGAGGAAAAAACTTCTTATTCTTGATATTAACGGTATACTTGCGGATATCAATACAGACCGCGATGTTGCTCACATGGCAGATGGAAGGGTTCGAGGAAAAAATG TCTTCAAAAGATATTACCTTGATGATTTTCTGAGATTTTGCTTCCAGAACTTCGAGCTAGGGATATGGTCATCGAGAATGAA AGTAAATGTGGATGCTGTTCTTGATATCCTTATGAAAGATCTCAGGCGACACTTGCTATTCTTCTGG GACGCTTCTCAATGCACTACTACTAATCGTGGTACTCTTGAAAACCGCTACAAACCATTAGTATTGAAGGAACTAAAGAAACTGTGGAATAAAGAGGACCCTGATCTTCCATGGGAGCAAGGGGAATTTTCACCTTCAAATACTTTGCTTGTGGATGATTCTCCTTACAAGGCTCTGCGCAATCCG CCACACACTGCCATTTTTCCACAACCCTATAGCTatcatatggaggaggatgaatcaTTGG GACCAGGTGGAGATCTTCGTGTGTATCTAGAGAACATTGCTGCTGCAGATGATGTTCAGCGGTATGTCCAGGAGCACCCTTTTGGTCAACCTTCCATTACCGAGAGTCATCCACATTGGAATTTCTATGCGAAAATACATTGCACTGGATAG
- the LOC124669308 gene encoding uncharacterized protein LOC124669308 isoform X2, which translates to MARKRKRRADGAATEAPVEVAQQEAPAAAADSAAAAKTGRPRGGDATAEQEASAAVHAPGPADSGKETTDVEGKKPKRTKKKKKKTDQSPRPPASNADAAATGKSGDDCTDGVGVLGDAEVTMNPRNGDHPERKKPKRGKKKKNMQQPSPSAVSDGNALELDKSRTDCKDVENVLGDDETIRSPRNEEDPGFSVEQDIPERKKPRRKKRKNNKQEQSPSAVTDGDTIVVGTSGNDCTHGKGVPGVADVSMSSRNGEDQDCPEVNIEKGAPERKKPKRRQKKKNMQQPSPSAVSNGNAVELDKSRTDCKDVEDVPGDDETIRSPRNEEDPGFSAEQDIPERKKPRRKKWKNNKQEQSPSAVTDGDAIVVGTSGNDCTHGNGVPRVADVTMSSRNGEDQDCPEVSIAEKETPGRKKPKLKKRKENKERSTATVSDDGAVLLHKSENDCIDGDDASGDAQVSVSTTNVEDPYCPEVNIAEKGTNERKKPKPKKRKNKKEGSSSVILDAGAVVADESRNSCKDGDCAPRDIGASISPPNGEDSVCPAVNNAEKGIPEMNKPKRKKQKKNNQQPSPSAVLDATDVVMDKSGHDSTNVGAPSGASDVTISPRIGEGPEYTKLNSTDDFLEENKVNKDYSQKSKLKKQMKNKHEQSPSALLDTCAAVEDKSGNSYVDGKGSLGATDISTSPRTGKDHDCPEVNIANDLVEVKNGNNNNSQKPKNRERKRKKMAPVAVTETPPVGGVSSDERKDAFETGSMKVTAKSTIISMTSTSGENYKENVRDIYSPEGSLVRFQRKKLLILDINGILADINTDRDVAHMADGRVRGKNVFKRYYLDDFLRFCFQNFELGIWSSRMKVNVDAVLDILMKDLRRHLLFFWDASQCTTTNRGTLENRYKPLVLKELKKLWNKEDPDLPWEQGEFSPSNTLLVDDSPYKALRNPPHTAIFPQPYSYHMEEDESLGPGGDLRVYLENIAAADDVQRYVQEHPFGQPSITESHPHWNFYAKIHCTG; encoded by the exons ATGGCGAGGAAGAGGAAGCGGCGGGCCGACGGCGCCGCCACGGAGgcgccggtggaggtggcccaGCAGGAGGCTCCCGCGGCTGCTGCTGATTCAGCCGCGGCTGCGAAGACTGGGCGACCGCGGGGAGGCGACGCAACGGCCGAGCAGGAGGCGTCCGCCGCCGTGCACGCGCCCGGTCCTGCTGATTCAG GGAAGGAGACAACGGACGTGGAGGGAAAGAAGCCTAAGcgcacgaagaagaagaagaagaagacggatCAATCTCCGCGTCCTCCTGCATCGAATGCTGATGCTGCTGCCACGGGTAAATCTGGTGATGACTGCACAGATGGGGTGGGTGTTCTAGGAGACGCTGAAGTTACTATGAACCCAAGAAATGGGGACCATCCAGAGAGGAAGAAGCCTAAGcgcgggaagaagaagaagaatatgcAGCAACCGTCCCCTTCTGCTGTCTCTGATGGCAATGCTCTTGAGCTTGACAAATCCAGAACTGACTGTAAAGACGTTGAAAATGTACTAGGAGATGACGAAACTATTAGGAGTCCCAGAAATGAAGAGGATCCAGGCTTTTCTGTTGAGCAGGACATACCGGAGAGGAAGAAGCCTAGGCGCAAGAAACGGAAGAATAACAAGCAGGAGCAATCCCCTTCTGCTGTAACAGATGGCGACACAATTGTGGTTGGTACGTCTGGAAATGACTGCACACATGGGAAAGGTGTTCCAGGAGTTGCTGACGTTAGTATGAGTTCCAGAAATGGAGAGGATCAAGACTGTCCTGAGGTAAACATTGAGAAAGGGGCACCAGAGAGGAAGAAGCCTAAGCGCaggcagaagaagaagaatatgCAGCAACCATCCCCTTCTGCTGTCTCTAATGGCAACGCTGTTGAGCTTGACAAATCCAGAACTGACTGTAAAGATGTTGAAGATGTACCAGGAGATGACGAAACTATTAGGAGTCCCAGAAATGAAGAGGATCCAGGCTTTTCTGCTGAGCAGGATATACCGGAGAGGAAGAAGCCTAGGCGTAAGAAATGGAAGAATAACAAGCAGGAGCAATCCCCTTCTGCTGTAACAGATGGCGATGCAATTGTGGTTGGTACATCTGGAAATGACTGCACACATGGGAACGGTGTTCCAAGAGTTGCTGACGTTACTATGAGTTCCAGAAATGGGGAGGATCAAGACTGTCCTGAGGTAAGCATTGCAGAGAAAGAGACACCAGGGAGGAAGAAGCCTAAGCTCAAGAAACGGAAG GAGAATAAGGAGCGATCCACTGCCACTGTGTCTGATGATGGTGCTGTTCTGTTACACAAATCTGAAAATGACTGCATTGATGGGGATGATGCTTCAGGAGATGCTCAAGTTAGTGTGAGCACCACAAATGTAGAAGATCCATACTGTCCCGAGGTCAACATTGCAGAGAAGGGAACAAATGAGAGGAAAAAGCCTAAGCCCAAGAAACGGAAGAATAAAAAGGAAGGTTCCTCTTCTGTTATACTGGATGCTGGTGCTGTTGTAGCAGATGAATCTAGAAATAGCTGTAAGGATGGGGATTGTGCACCACGAGACATTGGAGCTAGTATTTCCCCCCCAAATGGAGAGGATTCAGTGTGTCCTGCGGTAAACAATGCAGAGAAGGGGATACCAGAGATGAATAAGCCTAAGCGGAAGAAACAGAAGAAGAACAACCAGCAGCCATCACCTTCTGCTGTGTTGGATGCCACTGATGTTGTGATGGACAAATCAGGGCATGACAGCACAAATGTGGGAGCTCCGTCAGGGGCTTCTGATGTTACTATCAGTCCCAGAATTGGAGAGGGTCCAGAATATACCAAGTTAAACTCTACCGATGATTTCTTGGAGGAAAATAAAGTGAATAAAGACTACTCTCAGAAATCTAAGCTCAAGAAACAGATGAAAAATAAGCACGAGCAATCTCCTTCTGCTCTACTGGATACTTGTGCTGCTGTGGAGGATAAATCTGGAAATAGTTACGTAGATGGGAAAGGTTCGCTAGGAGCTACTGATATTAGTACGAGTCCCAGAACTGGAAAGGATCATGACTGTCCTGAGGTAAACATAGCTAATGATTTGGTGGAGGTAAAGAATGGGAATAACAACAACTCACAGAAACCTAAGAACAGGGAACGGAAAAGGAAGAAGATGGCTCCAGTAGCTGTTACTGAGACACCCCCTGTGGGTGGTGTCAGCTCAGATGAAAGGAAGGATGCGTTTGAGACAGGCTCCATGAAGGTTACAGCTAAGTCAACTATTATTTCCATGACCTCCACCTCAGGAGAAAATTACAAAGAAAATGTCCGGGACATCTACTCACCAGAAGGGTCGCTTGTAAGGTTTCAGAGGAAAAAACTTCTTATTCTTGATATTAACGGTATACTTGCGGATATCAATACAGACCGCGATGTTGCTCACATGGCAGATGGAAGGGTTCGAGGAAAAAATG TCTTCAAAAGATATTACCTTGATGATTTTCTGAGATTTTGCTTCCAGAACTTCGAGCTAGGGATATGGTCATCGAGAATGAA AGTAAATGTGGATGCTGTTCTTGATATCCTTATGAAAGATCTCAGGCGACACTTGCTATTCTTCTGG GACGCTTCTCAATGCACTACTACTAATCGTGGTACTCTTGAAAACCGCTACAAACCATTAGTATTGAAGGAACTAAAGAAACTGTGGAATAAAGAGGACCCTGATCTTCCATGGGAGCAAGGGGAATTTTCACCTTCAAATACTTTGCTTGTGGATGATTCTCCTTACAAGGCTCTGCGCAATCCG CCACACACTGCCATTTTTCCACAACCCTATAGCTatcatatggaggaggatgaatcaTTGG GACCAGGTGGAGATCTTCGTGTGTATCTAGAGAACATTGCTGCTGCAGATGATGTTCAGCGGTATGTCCAGGAGCACCCTTTTGGTCAACCTTCCATTACCGAGAGTCATCCACATTGGAATTTCTATGCGAAAATACATTGCACTGGATAG